CACTTTGATACATTTTTTTCGTTGTTGTCTGAGAGTCAGAACCGATATCCTTGATGGCTGGTTCTCACTGCTATTTTTATCTCCCTCGGACATATCCGGTTATGCAAAATTCTTCTCATATTCTGGTTGTTGATGATCATAAGGATATTCGTGATCTTGTTGCGCGATATCTGACAGAACATGGTTACCGGGTAACAACGGCTAAAGATGGCAAGGCTATGAAGGCCGCTCTCAGTGCGAGTGCCATTGATCTGGTGATTCTGGATGTCATGATGCCCGGAGAGGATGGCTTGAGCTTATGTCGTAACCTGCGTGAGCAGGGGGCAATGCCAGTTATTATGCTAACGGCAATGGCAGAACAGACAGATCGTGTTGTGGGTTTGGAAATGGGGGCGGATGATTACCTGACTAAGCCATTTTTCCCCCGTGAACTGTTGGCACGTATCAAGGCTGTTTTACGACGCACAGCCGCTATGCCGCCTCAGAAAGCAGCACTGACAGAAGATATTGTGTGTTTTGACCGTTGGCAACTGGATGTTTCAAGACGGGAGCTGATCGGTGAGGATGGAGTAGCCGTCCCATTAAGTACATCTGAATATAAATTATTGTCTACATTTCTTGCGCATCCTAAACATGTATTGAGCAGGGAACAGTTATTAGATCTGACCCAAGGCAGACAGGCTGAAGTGTTTGACCGCAGTATTGATAATCAGGTCAGCCGGCTGCGGCGTAAAATTGAAGAGAATCCTTCTAAACCCTGCCTGATCAAAACAGTCTGGGGTGGTGGTTACACCCTTACTGCAGACGTATCCAGACCGTAAATTAAGCAGCAATGGCCGAGAACTAATGATTGAATATCTGAGAAAAAGCTTGCCGGGCCGGGTCATTGGCCTGTTAATTTTAGGCTTCGGATTACTGAATGCGTTGACCGTTTACGTGTTCTATGAGGAACGTGGACGTGCCGTCAGGCTGAATCAGATGGAAGATCTGGTAACCCGCAGTGCATCCATGGGGCGGTTACTCGATGAAACACCTGTGTATTTGCATCATCAGATACTGACAGCTATATCGACCGACAAATTCCTGTTTTCTATTGACGCCGAGCCAAGTGTCAAACCCGAGGATGCGGCTTCTTTAGAACATCCTTTATACCAGCAGTTGCTGAACAGTAGCCCGGCAAATAACACTGATAACAGTTTATCTATCAGTCCGCGTTATTACTGGTGTTATAGCTGGATAAAAAATCTGCTCAGTCTTGATTTAACATTTGGCACCTATGATGGGCGCAGACCGATTGCGATTGTTTCTATTCAGCGTGAAACAGGTAATTGGTTGAATGCTGTGTTGATGCCATCGAGTTTTTTTCCTGGCTGGATCG
The DNA window shown above is from Aliamphritea ceti and carries:
- a CDS encoding response regulator; protein product: MQNSSHILVVDDHKDIRDLVARYLTEHGYRVTTAKDGKAMKAALSASAIDLVILDVMMPGEDGLSLCRNLREQGAMPVIMLTAMAEQTDRVVGLEMGADDYLTKPFFPRELLARIKAVLRRTAAMPPQKAALTEDIVCFDRWQLDVSRRELIGEDGVAVPLSTSEYKLLSTFLAHPKHVLSREQLLDLTQGRQAEVFDRSIDNQVSRLRRKIEENPSKPCLIKTVWGGGYTLTADVSRP